In a genomic window of Thiosocius teredinicola:
- a CDS encoding efflux RND transporter periplasmic adaptor subunit, with protein MNKRLLTIVLLSALCAGANAAQKATIDEAQRAAFGIETAAVEPGQSALSKPYPAKVAVPNAQHRVVSAPLDGVVESLLVAEGESVKAGQPLARMRSQGLLDLQAAFLESRTRRLLSGETLARDNQLFKEGIVARRRLLESQSAHREMVTAEARNRQALVLAGMPEAAIDTLAKTQDLTTTLDVTAPLDGAVLEQLATAGQRLAASDPLYRVGDLSTLWIEVHVPLEALGEVGPGSDVQLSQGLSAKVITVGRMVHGTDQGVLVRAEVSQGTESLRPGQFIEARLAQTADVHALRVSAKALLRIDGVDQLFVERADGYEAVPVEVINREADAVIVKGELSLGDKVVVSGTVALKAALAAGAE; from the coding sequence ATGAATAAGCGCTTACTGACTATCGTTCTGCTGAGCGCCCTGTGTGCCGGAGCCAACGCTGCGCAAAAGGCCACCATCGACGAGGCCCAGCGCGCCGCATTCGGTATTGAGACCGCTGCGGTCGAACCCGGACAGAGTGCATTGAGCAAACCGTATCCGGCAAAGGTCGCAGTGCCCAATGCACAACACCGCGTCGTCAGTGCGCCGCTCGATGGCGTCGTCGAGTCGCTGTTGGTGGCCGAAGGTGAGTCGGTGAAGGCCGGCCAGCCACTGGCACGCATGCGCAGCCAGGGGCTGCTGGACCTGCAGGCGGCATTCCTTGAATCGCGCACCCGTCGTCTGCTCAGTGGAGAGACCCTGGCGCGTGACAATCAACTGTTCAAAGAAGGCATCGTCGCCCGCCGTCGTCTGCTCGAGAGCCAATCGGCGCATCGCGAGATGGTCACCGCCGAGGCACGCAACCGTCAGGCATTGGTGTTGGCCGGTATGCCTGAAGCGGCGATCGATACCCTGGCGAAGACACAGGATCTGACCACGACGCTGGACGTTACCGCGCCACTCGATGGCGCCGTGCTCGAACAGTTGGCCACGGCAGGTCAGCGATTGGCTGCATCCGACCCACTGTATCGCGTCGGTGACCTGTCGACCTTGTGGATCGAGGTCCATGTGCCGCTCGAGGCGCTTGGCGAGGTAGGCCCGGGCAGCGATGTGCAGTTGTCGCAAGGCCTGTCGGCCAAGGTGATCACCGTCGGCCGCATGGTGCACGGCACCGACCAGGGTGTGCTGGTACGAGCCGAAGTCAGCCAGGGCACCGAGTCGCTGCGCCCGGGCCAGTTCATCGAGGCGCGCCTCGCGCAAACGGCCGATGTGCATGCCTTGCGTGTGTCGGCGAAGGCGCTGCTGCGCATCGACGGTGTTGACCAATTGTTCGTCGAACGTGCCGACGGCTACGAAGCGGTTCCGGTCGAGGTGATCAACCGTGAGGCGGATGCAGTCATCGTCAAGGGCGAGCTGTCGTTGGGTGACAAAGTGGTCGTCAGCGGCACCGTTGCGCTGAAGGCCGCACTCGCTGCAGGTGCTGAGTAA
- a CDS encoding TolC family protein: MLKEKWAATSLLAVWMWSTAAVSAPAAPSLAEMVESAISRNPGIELAEAERNVGKALERKSNQVFAGDFTANVKYQTDTIGSDLGYREWEGGVEVPLWLPGQADSYAREADQTLLVSDVMQSARHLEIAGEVRERLWSAVIMRSESEQAQVALDAAKELFNDVRRRVEAGELPRTDLLLAEQAMLEREEAAQQAQTRARQAAQRFTRFTGFDLPEQPTDEQAQTVDSIKQDHPALLLSHGRVEQARARRNRVSAERRTGPSVWVGGKSAKAMAGSDYDSAVGVEISMPFGTGGHTAPALAEAEAALTQAQVDHAAAQIALEDKVAETGLELDRAKTALTQTERRSRLAAQSLKLSRRAFSLGETDLIRLLQVQADALAARHDLELRQLELGQAVARLNQAQGVIPQ, from the coding sequence GTGTTGAAAGAGAAATGGGCCGCCACGAGCCTGCTGGCTGTCTGGATGTGGAGTACGGCGGCGGTGTCAGCACCGGCGGCGCCGTCGCTCGCCGAGATGGTGGAGAGCGCGATCTCGCGTAATCCCGGTATCGAGTTGGCCGAGGCCGAGCGCAATGTCGGCAAGGCGCTCGAACGCAAGTCGAATCAGGTGTTCGCCGGCGATTTCACGGCGAACGTCAAGTACCAGACCGACACTATCGGCAGCGATCTGGGTTACCGCGAATGGGAAGGCGGTGTCGAGGTGCCGTTGTGGTTGCCGGGCCAGGCCGACAGCTATGCCCGCGAAGCGGACCAGACCCTGCTGGTGTCAGACGTCATGCAATCGGCCAGGCATCTGGAGATCGCCGGCGAGGTACGCGAGCGCCTGTGGTCGGCAGTGATCATGCGCAGCGAATCAGAGCAGGCGCAGGTTGCGCTCGATGCAGCCAAAGAGCTGTTCAACGACGTGCGCCGCCGCGTCGAAGCGGGTGAACTGCCGCGTACCGATCTGTTGCTGGCCGAGCAGGCAATGCTCGAACGCGAAGAAGCGGCGCAGCAGGCGCAGACGCGTGCCCGCCAGGCGGCACAACGATTTACCCGTTTCACCGGCTTCGATCTGCCGGAACAACCCACAGACGAGCAGGCGCAGACCGTCGACTCGATCAAACAAGACCACCCCGCATTGCTGCTCTCGCATGGCCGCGTCGAACAGGCGCGTGCGCGGCGTAACAGGGTGAGCGCCGAGCGCCGCACCGGGCCGAGCGTGTGGGTCGGCGGCAAATCGGCGAAGGCGATGGCCGGCAGTGATTACGATTCGGCAGTCGGTGTCGAGATCAGCATGCCGTTCGGTACCGGTGGCCACACCGCGCCCGCCCTGGCCGAAGCCGAGGCCGCGCTGACTCAGGCCCAGGTCGATCACGCCGCCGCGCAAATCGCGCTCGAAGACAAAGTCGCCGAAACCGGCTTGGAACTCGATCGCGCCAAGACCGCGCTCACCCAGACAGAACGACGCAGCCGCTTGGCAGCCCAAAGCCTGAAACTCAGCCGACGCGCCTTCTCGCTCGGCGAAACCGATCTGATCCGCCTGCTACAGGTGCAGGCCGATGCATTGGCCGCCCGGCATGACCTTGAACTCCGCCAGTTGGAGCTCGGTCAGGCCGTGGCCCGCCTCAATCAAGCTCAAGGAGTCATTCCACAATGA
- a CDS encoding LTA synthase family protein, protein MKSTPRSLPPEAGDALFLFGYVAVYLLLAAGLRGLLLYLNRDLAAAIPVADIVTAFAVGVRFDLIVACVLASPLVIALLLPGGLRRRRVALGWLIAVGSLTLFAGVVEPEFYRQFHTRLNSIAIHYMQEDPATVSSMLWHGFPVVRYLLIWVFLCTVYAYLLVLLNRWTTGWAAMRYRPLLRIPVFIVVLALAVAGGRGTLRSGPPLRWGDAFHSAHLFANHLALNGSYTLAKAANDINDQKGREWLDRLPEVDATTRLRNLLLTPRDELIGLADYPVLRRHTPLNRLPRAPKNIVLIIMESFSGAFTGALGNDQGVTPHFDRLAQQGLLFDRFFSNGTHTHQGMFATVACFPNLPGFEYLMQQPEGQHQFSGLPAVLRERGFNDLYVYNGHFAWDNQEGFFRNQGMTNFVGRDDYENPVFIDETWGVSDQDMFDRAAKELNALPADKPFYAVLQTLSNHTPYALPADLPVDRVTGFGDLDEHLTAQRYSDWALGRFFDQVKNQPWYQDTVFVVVGDHGFSVAQQLSEIDLLRFRVPMLILGPGIRETYGAVNHTVASQTDVVPTVVSLLGEPFVHQCWGRDLLALPQGDQGFGVIKPSGSDQTVALLRGGELFVKPPQGDPQLGSYRLSPAPQFVAHGDTDSSEYASDLTAYIQSAMRSLIDDRSGLLDSAAGSGAARDDSASHIKKPPDRQAAKGPHDLHVRPTGSLTVPIQYGSRG, encoded by the coding sequence ATGAAATCCACACCACGCAGCCTGCCGCCCGAGGCGGGAGATGCGCTGTTCCTGTTCGGCTACGTCGCCGTTTACCTGCTGCTCGCTGCAGGGCTGCGAGGCTTGCTGCTATACCTCAACCGAGATCTGGCTGCCGCTATTCCGGTCGCTGATATCGTTACGGCGTTCGCGGTCGGCGTTCGCTTCGACCTGATCGTGGCCTGCGTGCTCGCATCACCGCTAGTGATCGCCTTGCTGTTGCCCGGCGGTTTGCGCAGGCGCCGTGTGGCCCTGGGGTGGTTGATCGCGGTCGGTAGCCTCACGCTGTTCGCCGGCGTCGTCGAACCGGAGTTCTACCGTCAGTTCCATACCCGACTGAACAGCATCGCCATCCACTACATGCAGGAAGATCCCGCAACAGTCAGCAGCATGCTGTGGCACGGTTTTCCCGTGGTTCGCTACCTGTTGATATGGGTGTTTCTCTGCACCGTTTATGCCTACCTGCTGGTGTTGCTCAATCGCTGGACCACCGGCTGGGCGGCGATGCGCTATAGGCCGCTGCTGCGCATCCCGGTATTCATCGTGGTGCTGGCGCTGGCCGTGGCCGGCGGTCGCGGTACCTTGCGTTCCGGGCCGCCGCTGCGTTGGGGCGACGCCTTCCATAGCGCCCACTTGTTCGCCAACCATCTTGCGTTGAATGGCAGCTATACGCTGGCTAAGGCGGCCAACGATATCAACGATCAGAAAGGGCGCGAGTGGCTCGACCGCCTGCCTGAGGTCGACGCGACGACGCGCCTGCGCAACTTGCTGCTGACACCGCGCGATGAGCTTATCGGGTTGGCTGATTATCCTGTGCTGCGCAGGCACACGCCGCTGAACCGCCTGCCGCGTGCGCCGAAGAACATCGTGCTGATCATCATGGAGAGTTTCTCGGGTGCCTTCACCGGCGCATTGGGCAACGACCAGGGCGTGACGCCGCACTTCGACCGGCTTGCCCAGCAGGGCCTGCTCTTCGACCGCTTCTTCTCCAACGGAACCCATACGCACCAGGGGATGTTCGCGACGGTCGCGTGTTTCCCCAATCTGCCGGGCTTCGAGTACCTGATGCAGCAACCCGAGGGGCAACATCAGTTTTCCGGTTTGCCGGCGGTGCTGCGCGAGCGCGGATTCAATGATCTCTATGTCTACAACGGACATTTTGCCTGGGACAACCAAGAAGGCTTTTTTCGAAACCAGGGAATGACGAACTTCGTTGGTCGCGACGACTACGAGAACCCGGTGTTCATCGACGAAACCTGGGGGGTATCCGACCAGGACATGTTCGATCGTGCCGCAAAGGAACTGAACGCACTGCCGGCAGATAAGCCGTTTTATGCGGTGCTGCAGACGCTATCCAACCATACGCCCTACGCCTTGCCGGCAGACCTGCCGGTAGACCGGGTTACCGGCTTCGGCGATCTGGACGAGCACCTGACGGCACAACGCTATTCGGATTGGGCCTTGGGGCGTTTCTTTGATCAGGTCAAGAACCAGCCCTGGTACCAGGATACGGTATTCGTGGTCGTCGGCGATCACGGTTTCTCGGTTGCACAACAGCTTTCGGAAATCGACCTGCTGCGGTTTCGTGTGCCGATGTTGATTCTCGGCCCCGGTATCCGAGAGACCTACGGCGCCGTCAACCATACCGTCGCCTCACAGACGGATGTCGTACCGACGGTCGTCAGCCTGCTGGGCGAGCCTTTCGTGCACCAATGCTGGGGCCGAGACCTGCTTGCCCTGCCGCAGGGCGATCAAGGGTTCGGCGTTATCAAGCCCTCGGGCAGCGACCAGACGGTCGCACTGCTGCGCGGCGGCGAGCTGTTCGTCAAGCCGCCCCAGGGTGACCCTCAACTGGGCAGCTATCGCTTGTCGCCGGCCCCGCAGTTCGTTGCCCACGGCGACACTGATAGTTCCGAGTACGCTTCCGATCTGACCGCCTACATCCAGAGTGCGATGCGGTCATTGATCGACGATCGTTCCGGGTTGTTGGATAGCGCGGCTGGCTCCGGCGCGGCGCGTGACGATTCGGCGTCACACATAAAAAAACCGCCTGACAGGCAGGCGGCGAAAGGTCCACATGATCTACATGTCCGACCGACTGGAAGTCTTACTGTCCCAATCCAATATGGGTCACGCGGATGA
- a CDS encoding NHL repeat-containing protein codes for MNMKRRRMRWMVASALLIVSLGAGASYYFFGPPLLEKGFHYAIVAGDLPSVSALAFTPDGDLYATLERTRGQGSLVRIHDGDYRTVVDGLNKPDGLLMIDDTLYITSETGPDAVLAYRNGKLADIQGADSAEGIAEDHGRLLVIEDKKGDGRLLRIDPSQHKVDVLARNLTEAEGVCQGPDGDIYFVEKNEHALWRLAGGQRTQVVAGLTHPAYLNCIDDGSVLITEDRTNFGRLLRYRDGRVDVIARNLRSPQTVLLGDDGAYYLAEQRRNRILKIDGF; via the coding sequence GTGAATATGAAACGACGCCGTATGCGTTGGATGGTTGCCTCTGCACTGCTCATTGTCTCGTTGGGCGCGGGCGCCTCGTACTATTTCTTTGGCCCGCCACTTCTAGAGAAAGGTTTCCACTACGCCATCGTTGCGGGCGACCTGCCCTCGGTGTCCGCTTTGGCGTTCACGCCGGACGGTGACCTGTATGCCACGCTCGAACGCACCCGCGGCCAAGGCAGCCTGGTTCGCATCCACGACGGTGACTATCGAACCGTAGTGGATGGCCTCAACAAGCCCGACGGGCTGTTGATGATCGACGACACGCTCTACATCACCAGCGAAACCGGTCCGGATGCCGTACTGGCATACCGCAATGGCAAGCTTGCCGATATACAGGGCGCGGATTCCGCAGAGGGCATCGCCGAGGACCATGGTCGCCTGCTGGTGATCGAAGACAAGAAGGGCGACGGTCGCCTGCTGCGAATCGACCCCTCCCAACACAAGGTCGACGTCTTAGCCAGGAACCTGACCGAGGCCGAGGGTGTCTGCCAGGGGCCGGACGGCGACATCTACTTCGTCGAAAAGAACGAGCATGCGCTGTGGCGCCTGGCCGGTGGACAACGCACCCAGGTCGTCGCCGGCCTGACTCATCCGGCGTACCTCAATTGCATCGACGATGGTTCGGTGCTGATCACTGAGGATCGTACGAACTTCGGCCGCCTCCTGCGCTATCGCGACGGCCGGGTCGATGTTATCGCGCGCAACCTGCGTTCGCCGCAGACCGTGTTGTTGGGCGACGACGGCGCCTACTACCTTGCCGAACAACGTCGCAACCGCATTCTGAAAATCGATGGCTTTTGA
- a CDS encoding phosphatase PAP2 family protein, with the protein MDTCKSIAPNAVWAHKRFTLAELAIWPTVVYFYTLAVLHIGGGDEWIVSAFYDPQRHVFPLKHNFWTQTVMHDGGHELMLVVGIVLLAVLAAAMRIQRWRHLRRPLTFIVLSMAACVITINLGKQVTNMDCPWDLTEFGGQRVHYSLLQDKPDDAPRGHCFPGGHSSSGFALFALFFVARCYGYRRPSIALLPAFAIGGSFALDQWARGAHFPSHDITTAYICWMIALTAYWRLYSRAPQPVSPVKKELGELDDYQ; encoded by the coding sequence GTGGATACCTGCAAATCGATTGCGCCGAATGCTGTCTGGGCGCACAAGCGCTTCACATTGGCCGAGCTGGCGATCTGGCCCACCGTTGTCTACTTCTACACGCTCGCCGTCCTTCACATCGGTGGCGGCGACGAGTGGATCGTTTCGGCTTTTTATGATCCGCAGCGGCATGTGTTTCCACTGAAACACAACTTCTGGACGCAAACGGTCATGCATGACGGCGGTCATGAGCTGATGCTTGTCGTCGGGATCGTGCTTTTGGCTGTCCTGGCGGCAGCAATGCGTATTCAACGCTGGCGACACCTTAGGCGGCCACTCACGTTCATCGTGCTGTCGATGGCGGCCTGCGTCATTACCATTAACCTCGGCAAGCAGGTCACAAACATGGATTGTCCGTGGGACCTGACAGAATTCGGTGGCCAACGTGTGCACTACTCGCTGTTGCAAGACAAGCCGGATGACGCCCCACGCGGTCATTGCTTTCCCGGCGGTCACAGCTCATCGGGATTCGCCCTGTTCGCGCTGTTCTTCGTCGCGCGTTGCTACGGTTACCGCCGACCCTCGATTGCGCTCTTACCCGCATTTGCCATCGGCGGGAGTTTTGCGCTCGATCAATGGGCGCGCGGTGCACACTTCCCATCGCACGACATAACAACAGCCTATATCTGTTGGATGATTGCATTGACCGCGTACTGGCGCCTTTACTCCAGGGCGCCTCAGCCCGTATCGCCCGTCAAAAAGGAGCTGGGGGAGCTTGACGACTATCAATGA